GAAGAAAGTCCCGAAGCTTCTGAAACTGAAGAACCTGAAACAGAAGATAAAGAATAAATTAAAGGAATGACTTTTGACCGGATTGGACAGTCGAATTAAGCACGAACCGGAAAGGATGTGCGTCATCTGCCGGGAAAAATTCAAAAAACACGACCTGTCCAGGTTTGTTCTTGCCGAGGGGGCTTGCGGGAACGAACTTGTTCCGGATGACAATTTTACAATGCAGGGCCGAGGCTACTACGTCTGCGGCAACACCCGGTGCACGGAAAGATTTAAGAATTTCCGGCCCCGGAGGAAGAAATCCAGGGGGTAATACATGGCTGCAAAAATCAGGGTAAATGATCTGGCCTCGGAACTCGGGGTTAGTAAAAAAGAAATTCAACAGGCCGTAAGCGATCTCGAAATAGAGACTCGCGGTAACGGTGTTGATAGTGCAGACGCTGACAAGATCAGGGCTGCACTTGCCGGTGCTTCACGCGAAGTTGTTCGCAGAGAAGTTCAGCCCGGCGTTATTGTTCGCCGCCGTAAAGGGCGCAAAGGCTCCAAACCTTCAGATGAGGAAGCTGCTGAACCTAAGGAAGAGATAAAAGAAGAAACTCCTTCCGAAACCGTGCAGGATAAAAAACCTGCTCAGGATAAAAAGGAAAAGCCGGCTCCAGCTAAAAAGGAACAGGCTGCTAAAGATAAACCTGCCAAAAAAACAAAATCAGCTAAAAAGGTTGAAAAACCTCTGGTCAAAGTTATTGATCCTGCTGAACTTGCAGCTGAAAAAGCCGCAAAAAAAGCTGCAGAAGAAGCAGCCTTGAAAGCTGAGCAGGCTAAAAAAGAAGCGGAAGCAGCCCCGTCCGCACCTGAGGAATCTAAAAAAGACCCCGAAACAAATAAAGAAAAAGCAGCCCCCGAGAAGAGTGAAAAAGAAAACACCCCCCCTGCAGAAAAAGCGATAGATAAAGAAGCAGAAAAAGAAAGCAAAACAGCAAAGGAAGACAAGAAACAGTCTGCTCCCCAGAAGACAGCTGAAAAATCTTCCAATAAAAATGAAGCTGATACTAAAAAGAAAAAACGTAAGAAAAAGAAAGAAGTTGAAGCTCCAAAAGTAAAAATTATATCTCGCCCGGACCCGGAAGCTGTAGCTGCGAAAGAAGCTGCAAAGGAAACAGCAGGCGGCAAGGGTGGCGGCAGGCCACAGGGAACCAGACGTGCTCCTGGTGGCAGACCTCCGCGTCAGGATAACAAGCCACGTGGTGGCGGACGTCCTTTCCCGGATAAATCTGCTGCACCTAAAACTGCGACCAATACCCCCGGAGAACCGCCTAAAGACGGTATGTCCAAGAAGAAAAAGGGTAAAAAAGATCGCAGAGTTGTTGATTTCAACAACGATTACGGCAAGCGCAATAAAGAAAGGGAAATGGATTTCCCCGACAATCGCAAGGGTAAAAGAGGCAAAAAAGGCAAGAACCAGAATAAACCTGTTGTTCAGCCTGCTTCCAAGCCTATTAAAGCCGCAAAGCGTAAAATTAAATTTGACGAAGCTATCAGACTGTCCGACATGGCCCATCAGATGGGACTAAAGGCACAGGAGCTTATCAAGGTTCTCTTCGGACTCGGAGTAATGGCGACTATCAACCAGTCTCTCGACTATGATACCGCCCTGCTTCTGGCTGCGGAATTCGAATATGAAATCGAAAACGTATCCTACTCTGAAGAAG
Above is a window of Maridesulfovibrio bastinii DSM 16055 DNA encoding:
- a CDS encoding DUF448 domain-containing protein, whose amino-acid sequence is MCVICREKFKKHDLSRFVLAEGACGNELVPDDNFTMQGRGYYVCGNTRCTERFKNFRPRRKKSRG